From a region of the Alnus glutinosa chromosome 1, dhAlnGlut1.1, whole genome shotgun sequence genome:
- the LOC133878936 gene encoding RHOMBOID-like protein 13, with protein sequence MGKPLFYEILEKPATSCIIGICSAIWFYIQKKNIGYSHVGLSYETAIEGHHWRIITSGFSHISILHLVFNMSALWSLGVVEQLGHVGLGVEYYLQYTLVLVVLSGVLVLGMYHILIQRFKIEYFRRVTAVGYSCVVFGWMTILSMKQPSSKLELFGFLSLPISFAPFESLIFTSIIVPQASFLGHLSGIIVGYAIAWGLIHGMNNYWAVSMLGWIVLVFVFSLKRSGAYDFNFLEIESITDPSLPSVRFLASGNGRTLQMSALPVGDVELV encoded by the coding sequence ATGGGGAAGCCTTTGTTCTATGAGATTTTGGAAAAACCAGCCACAAGTTGTATTATAGGAATATGTAGTGCAATATGGTTTTacatacaaaagaaaaacattggGTATTCACATGTGGGTTTGAGTTATGAAACCGCCATTGAAGGGCACCATTGGAGGATAATAACTTCGGGTTTTTCCCATATAAGTATTCTTCATCTTGTTTTTAATATGAGTGCACTTTGGAGTCTGGGGGTAGTGGAACAGTTGGGGCATGTCGGCCTTGGTGTGGAATATTATCTTCAGTACACGCTGGTCTTGGTTGTATTATCAGGTGTGTTAGTTTTGGGAATGTACCATATACTGATTCAAAGATTTAAGATTGAGTATTTTCGGAGAGTGACAGCTGTTGGATATTCTTGTGTCGTTTTTGGGTGGATGACGATTCTTTCCATGAAGCAGCCTTCTTCAAAGTTGGAACTTTTTGGGTTTCTATCGCTTCCAATTAGTTTTGCGCCATTTGAGTCGCTCATTTTTACTTCAATTATCGTTCCACAAGCAAGTTTTCTTGGGCATTTATCAGGAATTATTGTTGGTTATGCTATTGCTTGGGGTTTAATTCATGGAATGAACAATTACTGGGCGGTTTCCATGTTGGGCTGGATTGTGCTTGTGTTTGTGTTTAGTTTGAAGCGATCCGGTGCATATGATTTCAACTTTCTTGAGATTGAATCTATTACAGATCCCTCCTTGCCTTCTGTGCGATTTCTTGCATCAGGTAATGGTAGAACGTTGCAGATGAGTGCATTACCAGTTGGAGATGTGGAACTTGTGTAA